TACAAGAGGATGCAAAGCTAAGCTCAAAACTCTTAGAAGACCAAAATATATCACTACAACAAAAACAATATATCTTCGAAGCGGCTATTGAGTATCTCGAGTATACCTATTCCCGTAATGAAATGACAAAAGAAGTTTATCTTAAACGATTTTATCAATTCTCTTCTGCTAGAGCACAGCTTGGCAAAGGAAAGATACTTGAATTTAAAGATCCTCAAAACCCCCTTGACTCACATCGTACAGTTAAAACAACAATCGGTAGTGCTTTTAGAGATTCTCATTACTATACTCTTCTTGGTATTCGTCCTGCATATCATACTTTAGAAGATCCTCAATACGGATTTCTAAGAGGCACGCAGATAGAATTTTTAAATTTGGAACTTGGGCTTACCAAAGATTCAATCAAAATTGAAGATCTAACTGTTATTTCAATTCAGTCTATTGCACAAAGAACCAAACTTTTCTCCCCTTGGTCTTGGAGAACAAAATTTGGGTGGGATAAAAACTATATAGATACAAAAGCCAACTTTAGTGCGAGTGTAGGTGCAGGGCTTAGCTGGGGAAATGAGCTCGGTTATCTTTATGTAATGATTGATCCACTCTACTATGTAGCTCGTAAAAGTGCCGGAGGGATAGGTGCCAGCATAGGGTTTGATATCGACGGGTATAAAATGCTTAAAACAAATATCGAGTTCACGCAAAGATATTACGATAACGGTGATGAACAACTACTCATATCAGCGGCACAAAGTGTAAATATTTCAAAAAAACTGCAACTCAAAGCGAAATACGAATATAAAGACAAATATGACCTTGCAAAAAAACGTCAGGAAGACAATTTCAAAGTTCTGCTAAATTACTATTTTTAGCTAAAATTGCAAGTATGAATACATACAATATATTTACAGATGAAGCAGTAAAACTACCGCAAGGAAAAGCTGACTTTTTACTAGCAGCCTCAGTCACTAAAACTTGTGAGATAGAGGGAATTACACAAGCAGGAATTCCCGGAAAGATTGCCTATACTCCTACTCTTGACGCAGAATTCATAGTTAATGAAGCACTCTACTCTATGCCTGA
This window of the Sulfurimonas sp. C5 genome carries:
- a CDS encoding DUF4105 domain-containing protein encodes the protein MSEIDDPRFFFAENGKEDPQAELDATLDAFFNETRFDDNSSACRFPARKAWLQEKLNITDFPQVACREYDDTIEKLSPTSATLVFPSAHINSPASMFGHTFLRINSKYKSKLLAYAINYAADADQKKENGFSFAIKGLFGGYFGKYSLLPYYEKLKEYRDTERRDIWEYDLNLTQEEVMRMVRHIWELNGTKSYYYFFTENCSYNMLWLMEIARPSVHIREHFTYQVIPLESVHATNAENLIAKEFYRPSKRTILLKYEKLIDDNAMHYVKDLQEDAKLSSKLLEDQNISLQQKQYIFEAAIEYLEYTYSRNEMTKEVYLKRFYQFSSARAQLGKGKILEFKDPQNPLDSHRTVKTTIGSAFRDSHYYTLLGIRPAYHTLEDPQYGFLRGTQIEFLNLELGLTKDSIKIEDLTVISIQSIAQRTKLFSPWSWRTKFGWDKNYIDTKANFSASVGAGLSWGNELGYLYVMIDPLYYVARKSAGGIGASIGFDIDGYKMLKTNIEFTQRYYDNGDEQLLISAAQSVNISKKLQLKAKYEYKDKYDLAKKRQEDNFKVLLNYYF